Below is a window of Desmonostoc muscorum LEGE 12446 DNA.
ACGTTGCATCACCTTCTCACCTATGGGTGAGTAGGTAACCTGAGATACCAGTGTAGGAGTAATATTGAAGCGCTGCCGGAGTAGATCCCGTAGTTGGGCGAGTTGTTCGGGAGTGGCGCGGCTGGCATAAAAGGAAAAGTCTTCATCGATTTTGCCAGTTTTCGCAAAAGTTTCCAGCGAGTCCACAGACAAAGAGAACTCGCCGAAGGGAGGGTAATAAAAGCTAATGCGCTCCGCTCCCAATCCAGGAGTAGCAGTCAAAAAGGTAGATACGAAACTTAAACCCAGGTATCGCCAAAATTTTTTCATCAGAAAAACCCATTGTCTAACCGTTACATAAATCCTATTCAAATCATTACGGAAGAAATGACAAGAGGTGATAAGGAATTAAGTTACAGATCCACACCCTGCCAAATAATTATTGTAGGTATGCACAGTTAACTGTGTATCCCTACAACGATCTGTATTTTACCCAGTTAAAATCGCTGTAAGTAGTAAATTTTTCAGCCAAACAGCATTTAATGGAGCGATAATAGATTATAGAGATCAAAATACTTTATATGTCTTTCCCTTCCTGTTCCTCTTGTGTTGTCATCCTTAATCAACAAGAGGAGCAAAATATCTCCCACCAAAAGCAATGCCACGATACGCCAGTTAACCACAGCAAGAATACTGGTGAGAATTGTACTGTCGTTGAAAATGGTCGGGTTGTGGTTAAGCCTTCACAACCACCAAAGGACTGACGCGGGGACGCGGGGACGCGGGGACGCAAAGAGATTTAAAAATAATCTTCTGAATTCTGACTTCTGAATTCTGACTTCTGAATTCTGAATTCTGACTTCTGAATTCTGAATTCTGACTTCTGACTTCTGAATTCTTACCCCATTTCATCTAAAGGCAAGACATCGTGGAAGCGGTTGTAGTCAATGTAGCGATGTCCATCGGCTGTTTCGTGAAAGATATCGACAAAGCGATTATTCCACAAAATTTCCTTAGGACTATAACTATGACGAGCATGGACGACTTGTGAAACCGTTTCATCAATACCACTCAAAGAAATGATCAACATCGAATTTGTCTGAATTAGTGATTCTGCCGTCATCCCATATAAAGGACTAAACTCATCAATGATATGTACCACTGACCAGCTTAAGGAAAAGCTAGGTGTTTGGTGCCGCAGCAGTTTCAAATCGTAGATTCGCCGCATAAACTGACCTTCTAGCGTTACTTCGTCGCGCATCAAATATACTCGCATCTGCGCTTCCAAAATCGTGTTGCGGCGCTGATTAGCGCTACGAAACATTAAAGTCGGCTTGGCATCATGAACTGTAATCACCGCTACACGGCTAAACATGACGCGGGCGGTTGGTCGAGAAAACCGGGCAAAGGCTAGTCCGGTCATCACAGCAATTCCCACCAAACCGATCATCGCTTCAATGGTAACAATGATATTGGCGTAAGTGGTTTTAGGATACATCGCACCGTAGCCGATGGATGCCAGAGTTTGGACGCTAAAGAAAAAAACATCTAAAAAAGAACCTGGTCGCGCGTTAGCAATACAATCTCCTCCTACCAAGTAAGCTAGGGCGAACAGAGCATTAATAGTTACATAAAACACACAAATTAGGATCAAAAACCCAGTCCAGGAAATCGTCAGCAGCAGATGGTAGGGATCGCGCCAGTAGGAATACCATGCACCCATACCCATAATTTCAAACTTTCCATCTCGAACTTGAATGTGAATACGTGGGATCAAGCGCTGTTGTTGCTTGCGTGAAAGTCGCTTCACTCGAAATTTCATCTGGGGTAGCCAAAAGAACGACAAGTAGGTAGTATGACAAGGGTTGAAAAGTCGCTGTTTTCAGTTACAGTGCAGTTGCAAAGTAACAACCAGGTTGTGATGAATCGAAATTTCTGGATTACTGCTTTAATTGCTTTTATTAATTCCCTCAGTTTTACAGTTTTAACTTAATTCGGCGGAATTCCCCTCCCTCAGCGCAGCAGGGAGTGAGATGGTTGAGGAATCGTCAATAACTGGATTCGGTAGTCGGTCAATCCAGTCTTCAATCAATTGTGTCATCGTCTTTTCTTTATTAGCGGCATATAGCTTGAGCTTATTGTACCGCCGCTCAGACATCCGAAAACGCAATGACTTTTCTTTCATACTTGTGTACACGTTACGCCACATACATGATAATATGTAAATGGTTGTTGACCCACCCACACGACTCACAACAAACGATCACAGTAGCAGTAATATGCTACTTGATAGCTGGAACAGCAACAACAGCAGTTATTCTTTTTCTCGCTCGACTTTTAGATGGAATTACAGGCGGAAATGCTTCGGTAGCCCAAGCAATTATTTCAGAAATCTAACCCCGAAACCTATGGCTATCCATTATATTTAGCTGGAACATTTACTTTTTTAATATTGTTTTTGGCAATAGTTACTCGCAAAAGATACACGCCTCAAAGTAATTGATAATTCTGTTTGAGACCCGATAAATCAAAAGACGCGATTTATCGCGTCTCTACAATATGTTGCATAAATCACAACCTTTTGTACAGACGGCGATTTATCGCGTCTCTTTGTCTGAGCAAAAAAAATAGGGTGAGCATTGCACACCCTACTAATTTATCTGCTAGAAACTTATTTATTTTTCAGGTTTTGGTTGCTGACCTTTAGAACAGCGGTCAAACCACTCCTGGTATTTTTTTTGATGTGATTCATCTTCAACAGAAATTGTAACTCGCACCTGCTTACATCCGTGATTTTTCTCAAGTGCGATCGCATTCAATAATAAACTAGCAATTTTAGGTGAACTCAATTCGCCGCTCACTGTGAAATCGCCGTCAAAATGTGTAAGTTCAATTCTTTCTAGTTCAGTCAACTCGACTCCAGAAATTTCGCCTTGACTTAAATCAATTTCTGCAAGTTGTTTGTGTTCTGGACTAATTTGTTCGATGATTAATTTTTCACGCCGGACAGGAACTTGTACCATCCGGGTTTCGATTTCCTTGCGAACAATTACTTCACCAATTCTACGCTTTTTGCTTTCAACAACTAGTCGTTCTTCTAGTAAGCGAATAATTTTTTCTTCACTAATATCTTCTAAATTTGTTGATTCAATAAAGTTATTTGTGATTTGATTATAAGCTAGTTGGTTAGTTGAGTTTTCTGATATTTCTGAGAGTTTGCGCTCGCCTGGTGTTTCTGTTTCTAAATATTCAGGCATATACTCTATTTCTGATTTGTCTAGGTCTATGAAAACAGATTTAGTCGGGTTGTCGATTTTTTTGATTCTCTGGCTCTGCACTCGGAATAAAGAAGCATGTTTATCGGCTAAATGCTGACCAGATTCTAGAATTGGTTGATTTACCTGGTTAGATATAACTAAATTTAGCCGATGATTAGCATCCACAATTAAATCCTGAACCTTTCCTACTAGCTCACCTTGATTATCGAAGACAACGAAATTATTCACCTTCTTTTTTAAATTTGCTAGTAAGGTGTTAGTGCTAGTGTTCGAGTTTGCCTGTCCAATGTTTTTTGCCATCGGTTAGCTATTAGTAAAAGGGACTGGGTATTGGGTATTGGGTACTGGGTATTGGGTATTAGGAAAACAATTCCCAGTCCCTATTCCCCAGTCCCTAGTCCCCATTTTCCGTTAACGTTCTTCAATGGGAAGGTTAGGAGCGCTCACATCTAATTCTTCACGACGTACAGTTTCTTGAGCTTCAACTGTGTCTTGATCTACCACTTTTCTAACTCTGACTTCTTCGCGCAGAAATGCTTCTTTGCGAATTTCAGGAGTTTCTTCATGGAGTTCTACACGAGCAACTTCACCTTCACGAAAGTCTGCTTCACGTGCAGAAACAGCTCTACCCGCATCCGCAGGAGTTACACGTTCAATTACAACTCTCTCTTTTTCCACTGGTACTGCAACTCGTGCAGTTTCAGTTTCAACGTGTTTACCAATTGCGACTTCTCCAGTTTTGCGACGTTGTTTACTGGCGATTAGTCGTTCTTCATACAATCTCAAAGTTTGATGATCTTGTTCATTTAAATTGTATAGAGAAGGCTCGTGTTCGTATGTGTAACTATCACGGTTGTAAGTAGGAGTGGGATAAGTTGTGTCTAAAGGTGCTGATGCTTCTACAGGTGCTGATGCTTCTAGAGGTGCTGATGCTTCTACAGGAGGGGTGTAGTCTCCGGCTCCGGGTCGGCGATATACTCCACGCACCCGTTCTTCATAGTCGTAGTCAAGCGCTAGGCGTTCATTGAACTCTGGTAAATCTTCTGCTTGCTCTCTAGTCAAGCCAATGGTGTAGACGCGATCGGTGTTATAGTCGATACGGGCGCGACCAATTGGTAGTAATACTTTTTTACCAAAAATCCAGAAACCTAAGTCAACAACTAGATAGCGGAAATGACCTTCGTCATCAACTAAAACATCGCTGACAGTACCAATTTTTTCATCAGTTCCTTGTGTATAGACCCCAAGTCCCTTAATATCATGACCTTCAAAGCTATCGCGGTAGTTAGGCTCAAAATCTTCTAATTTATAAAGAACCATTCTATTTAACCTCAAAAATTTAATTTACATCTGCTTATTACTAAGGTAGACATTTATTTACTTATTTACCTCTTTCTGTCGAAGTAACTTTATTAAGCGTTAATTATCAAAAGTTATAGCTATTTTATATTAACTATATTTATAAAAATAAAAACACAGGCAAAGATAAAAACTAACTGTGCCTGTTAGGATTTGTGAATATATGGCATCTCGCTTTCGTGAGGTATGAGGTAGGGGCGCATAGCTATGCGCCCCTACAAATTTTTGTACCTCATGTAATTGGCAACCGCTATAAATCTATCCAACAAGTGTATTAAACGGCTACTTACACCATAAATAGTTAACAGTTACTAGACGCTATTTTTAACTGATAACTGTCCAATTTTAAATGGTTTCATGTGTAGTAGTATCAGTTTCATGCACATGTAACTCGCCGGCAGTATCAACATCTAACTCTTCTCGACGAATTGTATCTTGTGCTTCTACAGTGTCTCGTTCTATTACCTTCTTAACTCGGACTTCTTCACGCACAAACGCTTCTTTGCGTATTTCCGGTGTTTCTTCGTAGACTTCTATGCGTGCTACTTCTCCTTCTTGAAACTTAAGTTCTTTGGTGTCAACGGTTCCTATTTCTGTTGGTATAACTCGCTCAATCAAAACTCGTTCTTTTTGAATAGGTACTGTGACACGTGCGGTTTCTGTTTCAATATGTTTACCAACAGCTACTTCCCCAGTTTTGATCCGGTGTTTATTGGCAACCAATCGTTCTTCGTAGAGTCTAAAAGTTTGATGATATTGCTCATTCAACTCGTATAAAGCTGGTTCTTTCTGGTAACTGTATGTATCATTATAAGTCACACCACTGGTTGAAGAACGAAATACACTACGTACTTTTTCTTCGTAATCATTATCAACATTTGTGATTTCTTGGTACTCAGGTAGACTTTCTATTTGCCGTATGTTCAACCCATCGACAAAGACACGTCTTGCAGGATAATTGATACGGGAAAGACCAACTGGTACTAATATTTTTTTATTAACATAATCTACGTTTGTGTCAATAATTAAATACCTGAAACGTCCATCGTCATCAACTAAAACATCTATAACTGAGCCAACTCTCTCTCCCCCTTGAGTATATACATCTAGGGCTTTAACGTCATCTCCACCAAAAGTGTCTCGATAATTCGGATCAAAATGTTCAAGTTTATGAAGGGGCATATGCTGTTTCCAAATTCTTGAGAATATTTATTGACTAGTCTAAAAAATACAGTACTGAATCTCCTCCTGCTGGCGACTGAATTAAATTGTGAAATTTCATGGTCTATAGCTCATACTTTATGACGGCAAAATTCAAATTGAACACTAAAGATAATCAATAGAAATATAACTAAAGTTATAAGAAAAGTTTCAGATCCCCGACTTCTTAAAGAAGTCGGGGATCTTGTGCCTTGGAACAAGGCGATCGCCTAATTTAAAACTAGTAACAATTACTGAGAGTTTTGATTAAATATTGTGTCAAAGTAAATGCATCTACACCCAACTCTGTACGCTCTTGAGTTGCTAAAATAGCCGCTTGGGAATGCCACCAAGCAGCAGTTGCAGCAATATCTTCTACAGGAATCTGTTTAGTCAACCCTTGTGCTAACAATCCACCGAGTAGCCCGGTTAACACGTCACCGCTACCGCCACGCGCTAAGGCGGGTGTACTTTCTGGAACAATCCAAACTTCACTTTGGGGGTTAGCTACGGCAGTTCTCGCACCTTTTAACAATACTACTGCCCCACTTTGCGCTGCTGCTTCTCGTACTGCTTTCACCCTATCATGTTTAGCATCGGCGACATGGGGAAACAATCGCTGGAATTCACCTGCGTGGGGTGTGAGTATGGTGACTGCTTGGCGTTTTTGTAAGGTGGGGATGGTTCCCATTTGGGCAAGTATATTTAAACCATCGGCATCGAGAACCAAAGGAACATCGCTTTCTATGACCTCTTGGACAACTGGAGAGGCATCTGTTGTTAAACCAGGGCCACAAGCGATCGCACTAAAAGAACTCAGATTAGTTTTTGCAGGTAGTTGCAATTGCGCGATCGCTCCGGTTTCCGTCTCTGGACAACCAACAATCAGCGCTTCTGGCAAATGCGACACCAAAAGAGATTTCAGCGATTCGGGTACAGCAACCGATAGCATCCCCACACCACTACCCCGCGCACCCAAACTAGTTAAAATTGCTCCACCTGCATAACGCCGCGAACCACAAATCAGCAGTAAATGTCCTTCCTTATATTTGTGAGTAACTGATGGACGGGGTAAAGGTAAAGTTGAAAGTGCGGTTGCTGGCGTAATGCGTTTAATCCTGGGTGCATTTAAGAGAACAGCTTGCACATCAGCCAAAGGAATATCAAAATCTATCAACTCAACTTTGCCGAGATATTCTAGCGCCTGGTCTTGCAAGAAAGCCAACTTCCATAAACCCAAGCAAAACGTGTGAGTAGCGCGAATGGCAGTCCCCAATACTTCCCCTGTGTCAGTGTGCAATCCCGAAGGTAAATCAATACTCAAAATTGGCACAGACAATTCATTTAACTGATTAATTGCAGAAGCAATGGGATCGGTGAGATTTCTTTCTAAACCAAATCCAAATAACCCATCAATCAATAAATTAGAATTCGGCAATTGCTCAATTTCTTGATAAATTGGGA
It encodes the following:
- a CDS encoding DUF2382 domain-containing protein, producing MVLYKLEDFEPNYRDSFEGHDIKGLGVYTQGTDEKIGTVSDVLVDDEGHFRYLVVDLGFWIFGKKVLLPIGRARIDYNTDRVYTIGLTREQAEDLPEFNERLALDYDYEERVRGVYRRPGAGDYTPPVEASAPLEASAPVEASAPLDTTYPTPTYNRDSYTYEHEPSLYNLNEQDHQTLRLYEERLIASKQRRKTGEVAIGKHVETETARVAVPVEKERVVIERVTPADAGRAVSAREADFREGEVARVELHEETPEIRKEAFLREEVRVRKVVDQDTVEAQETVRREELDVSAPNLPIEER
- a CDS encoding NAD(P)H-hydrate dehydratase — protein: MSDRQEQISQVVVTAEQMRDIETRIFAAGMPVVALMEKVAGLIARRIQNLYPNLKQTQQFTPSSPSSFSSNLRVGILVGPGHNGGDALVVARELHFRGYEIWIYSPFSKLKELTSQHLQYAQSLGIPIYQEIEQLPNSNLLIDGLFGFGLERNLTDPIASAINQLNELSVPILSIDLPSGLHTDTGEVLGTAIRATHTFCLGLWKLAFLQDQALEYLGKVELIDFDIPLADVQAVLLNAPRIKRITPATALSTLPLPRPSVTHKYKEGHLLLICGSRRYAGGAILTSLGARGSGVGMLSVAVPESLKSLLVSHLPEALIVGCPETETGAIAQLQLPAKTNLSSFSAIACGPGLTTDASPVVQEVIESDVPLVLDADGLNILAQMGTIPTLQKRQAVTILTPHAGEFQRLFPHVADAKHDRVKAVREAAAQSGAVVLLKGARTAVANPQSEVWIVPESTPALARGGSGDVLTGLLGGLLAQGLTKQIPVEDIAATAAWWHSQAAILATQERTELGVDAFTLTQYLIKTLSNCY
- a CDS encoding DUF2382 domain-containing protein: MAKNIGQANSNTSTNTLLANLKKKVNNFVVFDNQGELVGKVQDLIVDANHRLNLVISNQVNQPILESGQHLADKHASLFRVQSQRIKKIDNPTKSVFIDLDKSEIEYMPEYLETETPGERKLSEISENSTNQLAYNQITNNFIESTNLEDISEEKIIRLLEERLVVESKKRRIGEVIVRKEIETRMVQVPVRREKLIIEQISPEHKQLAEIDLSQGEISGVELTELERIELTHFDGDFTVSGELSSPKIASLLLNAIALEKNHGCKQVRVTISVEDESHQKKYQEWFDRCSKGQQPKPEK
- a CDS encoding ion channel; the encoded protein is MKFRVKRLSRKQQQRLIPRIHIQVRDGKFEIMGMGAWYSYWRDPYHLLLTISWTGFLILICVFYVTINALFALAYLVGGDCIANARPGSFLDVFFFSVQTLASIGYGAMYPKTTYANIIVTIEAMIGLVGIAVMTGLAFARFSRPTARVMFSRVAVITVHDAKPTLMFRSANQRRNTILEAQMRVYLMRDEVTLEGQFMRRIYDLKLLRHQTPSFSLSWSVVHIIDEFSPLYGMTAESLIQTNSMLIISLSGIDETVSQVVHARHSYSPKEILWNNRFVDIFHETADGHRYIDYNRFHDVLPLDEMG
- a CDS encoding DUF2382 domain-containing protein; protein product: MPLHKLEHFDPNYRDTFGGDDVKALDVYTQGGERVGSVIDVLVDDDGRFRYLIIDTNVDYVNKKILVPVGLSRINYPARRVFVDGLNIRQIESLPEYQEITNVDNDYEEKVRSVFRSSTSGVTYNDTYSYQKEPALYELNEQYHQTFRLYEERLVANKHRIKTGEVAVGKHIETETARVTVPIQKERVLIERVIPTEIGTVDTKELKFQEGEVARIEVYEETPEIRKEAFVREEVRVKKVIERDTVEAQDTIRREELDVDTAGELHVHETDTTTHETI